The genomic stretch AAAACAGAAATTTTTGTTTTACCACGAAAATTAGAAGCTTCCATTGGCTTTTCACTGTTAGAATAAAGAGCAACATTTTTATTATGGCCTATGAGCCTTTGCATCTTTGGTCTTTCCAGCCTTTTTCACCTTGCTTCCCTGTTGTTTGTTTTCCAGTCATCTTGGATTTCTTGAATGTGCTAGATTCACTTTTGACCCAGGCCTTTGTGCATGTTGTTTCATCTCTTTGGATTGTCCTTTCAGAACACCTCCTTTCCTAGTCTTTACCTGGCTAATTCtcatcttttaatttgtttagtgAGTGAATGAAAAAGTGAAGAGATTCCTGCTTAGTGGAATAACATTCTTGCTTCTTGGGGTTTTCAGGCTCAAACCACGCTTACTACAAATGACATTGTCATCAGCAAGCTCACCCAGATTCTTTCCTACTTGAGGCAGGGTACTCGCAACAAGAAGCTCAAGAAGAAGGATAAAGGTAACCTGAAGGGGTAGGAAGAGAAACCTTACCCCTGGAGGGGCATTTGAGGATGGAACCAAGGTCTCCTGGAGCCTCTGTCTCCAGAACATTGGGAGGCTCCTGGGGAACAGAGGAAACTGAGAGCAGTGGAGCATTGGCAAGTAGATGCTTACATCCAGTTTCTGTCGGTTTGACCCACTCAGGAGGCAGTGGTTAACTCTGAGGCATGAAAAGGGAGAGTATGGGTAGCGTTCGTTGTCCCGCCTTCTAAACAGGTGTTTAAAAGGGCATTGAGAATTGGAGAGCATGGTGAGCCTGAGTGGGAATTAATGAGTCTTTCTCATTCTTCACATTTTAGGGAAACTGGAAGAGAAGAAACCCCCTGAGGCTGACATGAAGTATGTATCGTAGCCCATCATCTGATCtgagggagggcgggggctgTGTGCTGCTTGTCTTCAGTATTTTGGGGAGGCCTTGGGAGAATCTAGAGAAATGGCCAGGGGAAGTGGAATTAATTGTGTGTGATTTTGACAGCTAATCTCTTGTTTTCCTAGTATATTCGAAGACATTGGGGATTATGTGCCCTCCACAACCAAGACACCTCGGGacaaggagagggaaagatatcGGGAACGGGAGCGTGATCGGGATAGAGACAGAGACCGGGACAGAGAGCGGGAGCGAGAACGAGATCGGGAGCGGGAACGGGAccgagagagagaggaagagaagaagaggcACAGCTACTTTGAGAAGCCAAAAGTGGATGATGAGGTGAGATGTGGCCCCTAGTACCAGGTGAGAGTGCTGCCTATCTCTGCCTGCCCAGCCGGTACAGGACCTCTGTTATATAGCCACCTCATGGCTTCATAGAAACAACTGGGTCAACTAATCCAGGATAGGAACCATCCTGGAAATGGGGACAGCGGAGGATAGGGAATTAATTCAAACTTGGGGGTAGAGGATGAGTAGGAATCCTTCATAATGATACTGACCtcaatttctgttttctttccagcCCATGGACGTTGACAAAGGTAAATTGTGTCCAAGGCATCTTGCATTAGCTCCAACAGTCCTGCTTTCCCCTGGGCTAAGAGTGGGACCTAGAGCTCATAGCTGGCAAGGGTGGCATTGGGGGACTTCCTGGTTCTGGGTTCTCATAAGATTAATGTCTTGCTATATGGAGTAGACAGAAGATAAGTCTGGAGTTCCTTCCATCTTCCTGGGCAATGTCAGGGCATATTTGCTCTATTAGATATAAATTCTTCAGCTGTGGAGTCTTGATATGATGTGAGGCAGGTTGAATGGGCAATATTCTGAGCACACTCCCCCAACTCAACTATAGTAGTTCGTTATTAGTTGGGATTTGATTAACATTTTGATAGCAAAAAGGATTCTAttgcttaaaaatgtttttatgaaagCTGCAGGTTGGAAGTGTGTTGTAGGGAAGAGGTTGTAAATTCCTTGTTTCAATGTCTTAATAGAATTCTCTTTTCTCCCAGGACCTGGATCTGCCAAGGAGTTGAtcaaatcaatcaatgaaaaGTTTGCTGGTTCTGCTGGCTGGGAAGGCACTGAATCATATCTTTTATTTCAATATGTTTCTGGGTTTCAGAGAATTGTTCTCTTTTCATTCCAACTCTACCTGCTTCCCTGCTTTCTCACAACCCCATTCCTTCCCTTTTGTGTTGAATTTTGACCAGGATGAACTCATTGTGACTTTCCCCTTTCTCAGAGAACCCATTCAAGTTCACAGTTATCTCCTTAGAGTTTTCATGTTGAGGCTTTTAGTCCTTGGCCCTTCCTGGTTGAAGCTTTTCTGCTACAGgcagaattattttctttaacatagCATATGCTGAAGAAGCCCGAGGACAAGAAGCAGCTGGGAGATTTCTTTGGCATGTCCAACAGTTATGCCGAGTGCTACCCAGCCACGTACGTGTTACTCTGTTAAAGAAGGGAGGCCGGGATGATCAGAGAACAAGTTGGGGTGGAGGGGTTGGGTGAGGTAGAAATTTGATTTGCTGGGATCCAGGGGTACTTCCTACTTGGATGAACTATTCTCTTAGGCTCTGAGTGGGAGGTCTAGGGGGGTGGTCATTCCTAAGCATATAGTCTCTTACTTGGGTAGGTGTCCAGATGAAGCATTGGAGTCTGGGTCAGCTCCATCTGTTCAACTGTTGCTTCTCTTTAGGATGGATGACATGGCTGTAGACAGTGACGAGGAGGTTGATTACAGCAAAATGGACCAGGTATGGAGTTTGAAGCAGTCACTCTTTAGTACATATCCTTTTCCCCATTCCCAAAATATGTGTCTCATTAACTGGTCCTCACTTCTCAGCTACAGTAATAGGAGCAGCAGCATTGTGGGGTCATGGACAGCTTAACTATTTCAAAGTGtttgtacaaaaataaaatgagatagagCCAAAAATATAGTTCTTTTATTTCCTACAAAGTGCCAGGCTTTGATTTCTATTCTAGGCAGAAAGCAGGTCTTTAGTGCATAAGAAGAAAGGGCTAAAGAAATTGCAGTCTTTTGAAAATAACTGATTTTATTCTAGCCAGCCAGTATTGGAATTTTCTTCCAACTCTAAAAACCCAGCAAACACCCGATGAATGATAAAGAAATGTCATCTACTTTTTCCTTGTTCTCCCTGTACTACAATGGTTAAGACCGTTGTTTAATTCCATCTTGGAACCTTGCTTAACCCTGACTCTGCCCTTTATTAGTTTTGTGGCTATGTCATTTTACTTTACTGCTTATGCCTCAATTTCATCAtcaggaaaatagaaatatattttctcttaatagagtttttgagagaattaaataagataggTATTTAGTATTcagaaaagtgcctggcacatggtaagtacaTAGCAAGCATTTATTTATTAGTGTAGAATTTATAAATGATGAAATCAGGGACTAAAATTCCATTTGCACTGACATCTCTTCCTTCTCCGTCTGCCATTCTGTCCTGCAACAGGGTAACAAGAAGGGCCCCTTAGGCCGCTGGGACTTCGACACCCAGGAAGAATACAGCGAGTATATGAACAACAAGGAAGCTTTGCCCAAGTGAGTTGGTACTAAATACGGCCAGGATGTGAGAAGAGGGATGGCGATGGGTGGGCTCGCTCACACCTGGTTAGAGGGTGTAGTCTGGCTGAGACATTTTCAAATAGCCTTTCTGCTCACCGGGCCCTCTGGGAACACCTTGCTACTGCTTTGCAAACTAAACTAATGTCTCTGTCGTCTGTCTTCCCTCAATtgcccttttttcccccctcagggCTGCATTCCAGTATGGCATCAAAATGTCTGAAGGGCGGAAAACCAGGCGCTTCAAAGAAACCAATGACAAAGCAGAGCTGGATCGCCAGTGGAAAAAGATTAGTGCAGTAAGTGGAACTGCCTCTCTGGTGGGAGGGCTTCAGCTGGGAGTAGACACTGGTCCATCAATCCAGGAATAGGCCAGGGGTTGGAGAGCCATGGACGTAGAGAGATCAGCCTTGAACCTCAGTTGGACTTAAACTGGCAGTGTAACTATCGACTATAACTTCTTGCAGATCattgagaagaggaagaagatggaaGCTGATGGGTGAGCAGCCTTATTCATTCTCTGTGGGACTGGGGAATTGCTTCCTTTATTTGATCATACGCTGACTCATTTATTCTGTTACTGCAGGGTTGAAGTGAAAAGACCAAAATACTAATCTCCAGTTCTAACTCCAAGAGTCTTTACAAGGACATGCTTCCCACTGCTTGCTTTCTACAATTCCCAAAAAAGTTgcaaggtgtttgtttgtttctgaatgtatataaaatattgtataatCACTTGGTTCCATTAAAATTGGTTAACCTGCAGTCTTTTCTACATTGTGCACTCCACTCCAGGGCCCCTGAGGCACCAAGAGGGGTATTGATTTTACTGATTGTATAAAATCACATGCAGAAACTCAGCTCAATCATTTCCTGAGCTATGGTTCTAGATATCTCGACAGTAAGGATGTTTACTAGCTAGGTGCCCAGAGGAGAATGGACAAGAGATAGATGGTTGGTCTTAAATGTCAGACTCATTCAGGCCCATTTGGGGCCCTACTCTTAGGGCAGAGATTCCCTGGGAATTAGGGTGAGCCCAATGGGCTGCCAGTCTAATCCCAAAGTTTGCACAGCTAAGTGCTAGGTGAAGGCATCTGATGAGAATCACTGTGGGAACAAAAATCTTTTATGCAATTATGTCCTGGGAGCTTTAATTTCAAGCACACATCACTGCTTCCCTGGCTGAAGGGATACCTTGGGGAATCCCTGTGCTAGGCCATTTTGGTGTGCCCGTCAGCACCCTGAAAAGTTTACTAAGGCCAGATGGGCGCCCTGGTCTTCAAATCAACTCCATCCccacttttttccttctctctgctcattGCCAACAATTTTGTCTggtacttaaaaataaagttgatggGTGAGCAGCCTTATTCAAGCTTCAGACTGGATCCCTACCTGCCACTGCTTATTCTAAGCCTAAAACTTATGGCTCACCAGGTCCAAAGAAAGAGGACCATGTTAGTAATTGCCTTTGATCACTTTATCCTTGATAGGGCAGGGGCACTTAAGAGATTGAAATTGAGCCTTGTCTGCAATAGCACCTAGAATGACTAATTTCAGACAGTGACAACCATAACAGCTTTCATGGTTGTAGACAGTGGTCCTAATTAGGAAAAAAGAGACCTGGCtcaaaataagatacctagagTGTCACTAAGATAAGACCTgggggtttggctcagtggatagagtgttggcctgtggaccgaagggtcccaggttcaatttctgtcaagggcacgtacccgggTTGTGgtctcggtccccagtaggggggtgtgcaggaggcagagctgatcaatgattctctctcattgatgtttctctctccctcttcctctctgaaatcaataaaaatatattttaaaaaaagacctggGGTTGACTGCCAGTGTAAAATCAGTTTCTGCAAGTACTACCAATCTTTGTGGAAGTGACTGGTTGACAACACAGTGACAAGGACTCCCAACACACACAAACTTCCAGTCACACAGACGGCATATAGTCTCTCTGAGGTCCCTAACCTCACTCCTTTCACCTCTCCTTAAGGAGGTTGGGAAATCAGCATATCAGATGTCTTAGAAGGCTTCATACCACAATGATGTGAGGAGGTTCTCTTCAGCCACAGGAGTTCCTTCTCATCTGCCCCACCGTAATGGGTAGTCACACCCTAgccatataactttttttttcaggcaaatattTTTTAGCAACTTCCCTAAAGCACAGGGTGCTCCTATTTGTGGAACCTTTGTTAACTGGGATGTCCAAAACAATTGCTGTGCCCGTTTTCCTATTCAGCAACTGCCTGCTCTGAGCACTGCTGGCCTGGCCCACTGAGGGTCTGCAGACTAGCTATAGGAATGGGCAGGGCGCTGTGGGAACTTAAACTGGCAGTGCAGCCATGAAGATGTTGCGCACAGAGGGCAGCAACTTAGACATATGCACACATGGGCTGCCTGCCCTCCGCGACCCACCATGTGAAATTCTTGTGGCATAGGCTTTTGCTGCTTCCTGACCAACCTGGCTGACACTTGTCACGGTCTTGGATTTCACCAAGCTATGAACGACTGGAGTCTCAGATCCCAAAGGCATTAAGCCCTTAAGGTTGTGGGATGTGGACTAAAAAATGGGGTTCTAttgaaagtaacctcacagggtcaTCTGATCACAAATGGACAGGTCATAATGGGTAGTCACACCCTGGccgtataacttttttttttttttttaaatatattttattgattctttacagagaggaagagagagggatagagagttagaaacatcgatgagagagaaacatcgatcagctgcctcttgcacacctcctactggggatgtgcccgcaaccaaggtacatgcccttgaccggaatcgaacctgggacctttcagtccgcaggccgacgctctatccactgagccaaaccagtttcagatAACTTTTTTTCCAAACAAATGTTTTTTAGTAACTTCCTCCCCTAAAGTATTTCAGGGGCTGATGAAGCtctcctgtttcttcttctttttttttttcttctttcaattaaCTGATAAATACTTGATTAGGACCTTCGATAACTTACATCTTCCCAGCGCCCCTTCTGCCCGGCTCctccaaggctcagagagggaggcTCTCTCATCTGCTTCCTCTCACTCACCCCGACTttcccagtcccctctgccctggGTCCCATTCGGGCTGAATGACACTGACACCCAGTGACGTCAGGGGAGGTGGCACACTGACTCAGTTCCAGGGGCCCAGGTCGGGGTGCTCCCAGTCCTGTGCCAAGTTTGCCTGGGTTTGGTTTGGTCCTGGGGTGATTCCAGCCTTGCTGGGAAGAAACAGCACTAGTCTCCTGAACATCTCCAAGGAGGGGGGGCCTGGTCAAGCTCATGCCCACAGGAGTTGTGTGACGACGGGGAGCCCAGGAAGGGGCCTGGGAGAGCCCTCTGTGCACTGGAGTGAGGAGGAAATAGCACTGGGTGACCTGCCCAGTGGCCCCGCTGGTGATGCCAGCAGGGCTGGTGTTATTGTGTCTGCACCCGAGAGAGGGGGGCCAAGGTGCAGGGTGCCAGGTTCTAGGTTCCTGGGGTACACCAGTGAGCTGGTACCCGGTGGAGAGGCATAGCATAACTGAATTTGAAAAGCCTGGTGTGGTTTTCAGAGGCGATGAATCAGCCTCCTGGTGGTGGCCAGGCTCACATTCCAACATCCTGTGCACCTCATAGAGCAGAGAGGGAGTAGGGCTAACCCTGAGGTGGCACCAGCCAGGTCGGACCTGCTACCTAGCAGCTGCCCGAGAATCAGAGGGGCTCCCCGTGagtgcaggagggggaggggctgttttCCCAGATAAGCAGTCACAGCAGAGTTTTGAGGACCAGCAAAGGCTGGGATTCAGCTGGGGCTGCATGGGATGGAGGTCCTGGTCCCCAGGAGGATATCTGGGACCCGGATTGAGGTCTGTGCcctgggatggaggtctgggccctggtcggagGTCTGAGTCCTGGCAAGAAAGCCTGGGTACgggatggaggcctgggccccgaatggaggtctgggtcctttGATGGACGTTGGGTTCTGGGATGGAAGTCTAAGCCCAAAATGGAGGTCTGGGTTATAACAGGGAGGTCTGGGGCccaggatggaggtctgggtcctggatAGATGTCTGGGCTCCGGAATGGCCGTCTGGGTAccaggatggaggtctgggccctggagGCAGGTCTGGGCCCTGacagggaggtctgggccccagatggaggtctggAACCCTAATGAAGGTCTGGGAACTGGATAGAGGTCTGGGCCATGGAATGGATGTCTAGGTCCTAGGATGGAGGTCTGGGTACGGGTTGGAGGTCTCATTTCCAAATGGAGGTCTGGGTGTGGGCTGAAGGTCTGGGAACTGGATGGAGGTCTGAGCCCTGGATGGAGGTGTGGGTCCTGGCAgagaggtctgggccccggatgGAAATCTGGGTCCTGGATGTAGATCTGAGCCCCAAATGGTGGTCTGGATCCTGGATGGAGGTGTGGGTTCTGGTAGGGCAGTCTGGGCCCTGAATggaggtctggggtctgggatGCACCTCTGGGTCCTGGGATGGGTGTCTGGGTTCTGGGATTGAGGTCTCAGccctggatggaggtctgggtgctgggatggAGGTCTGCGGGATGAAGTCTGGtcagatggaggtctgggtctcCATATAACTTTTTTGTAGAAGGTTTCTATTTGCCTTAAGGAAGCCCTGTCCactgtttctgtgcatctaggttaacacaacTTTGAAATAACCACCCTCAAGTGACCACATAATCTCGTTAACGATCCTATAATCCTGTCCCCACCTTGCTCTCTTCCACCTTCATGTAATTTTCTttacattccctccttaatttcaagtgcataaaagaagctgcaacaTTGTTGTTCTCAGAGgagttgagatcttgcttcccgtTGTATttcctcagtttggctcaaataaactaaaaaaatctCTATAAATTTGGATGTTTCTTAGGTTGACAGGGAGGTTGTACCAAGCTGTCAGCATGGGTCAGGGTAAGCGGAAAGGAGAAATGCGACTAAAGAGGGGATTGATGGTCTCCGGCCATCTACCTGGTCTAGGTATCAGTGGTGTCAACACAGGAACGCAAGGAACCTCGGGGACCTGGCCCCCAGAGTCCGCCCCTCCCACACCAGCTGCGGAGACCCGCCTTTTCCTGGTTACGGAGACGCCCCGGCGCCACTTCCTGTCCCGCCCCTCCAAGCGGAAGCGGTGCACTGGGCTGCTTTCTCCTGCCGGGTGACTGGGGCTTGGGCACGCTGGGCAAGTGATACGCGGCTCGGAACCCTCCGGTGCATGGATCCCACGTGCGAGGAGAGGGCCACGGAGGATAGGAGCGACGAGGAGGACTCCGACTCCGCGGAAGCCCCGGCCCGGATCCGGGACACCCCTGAAGACATCGTTTTGGAAGCGCCGGCTAGTGGGCTGGCGTTCCACCCGTCCCGCGACCTCCTGGCGGCGGGGGACGTGGACGGGGACGTGTTTGTGTAAGTGcgcgccggggccggggccggggccgggacgTGGTGAGCGTGGGGCGTTGCGGGGCTGGAAGCTACCCTGGAACGGAGTTGGGCGGAGAgaagagagtgaagggagagaaAATTGGCAAGACTCATCTGGTCCGATTCGTTCATTAACTTTCGGCTTTAAACAAGTTAGCACACAAATCTCGTAAAAGAACTGAAAGAAAGATGAAATGGCTGTAATGTGACGCAGTCCCGAGACAGTGAGTAGCAGGATAAGTAGCTTTCAGGACCCCATTTCCCACCAGATTATTATACTGAGCCCGAAACAAGCTCAACAGGGTCCCCTTCTTGAGATACTTGCTTTAATTGAtcttttgaaaacagaaatcCGACCCCCGCACCCTTGATTAAAACCCTTGAGTAATTTACCTTTGCTTTTAGGATTAAGTCTAAACTGATTGACCCTCTGGCCTTTGCTCgctttcccctttgctttctATGCTCCTTCATCCTCACCTTTATAATGTATCTTGAAGCCTCAGCTCCTTTCCCCTCACTTGTACTTCCTATCTCCAAGTTCTCAGCATGTCTTCCCTCTTTCCCCATGCCCCTGACTAAATTAGATTACTTACTAGGTGCGGCCTTGGCACCAGATGTCTTTTCCTCATAAACTTCGTAATGGTTTGTAGTCAAACATAAGTTTGTATACTTATTTGAATGCTTGTCTCATTTactaaaaaaatgtgtttattaagCAGCCTTTTCATGCTAGGCACTGGGATAGAGCAATTAAGTAGACCCAGTTCTGCCCACTTGGAACTCACTGACAATTAGGCACTTAATTCACTCGGCTGCTTTGAGGATCTGCTCTGAGGATGCTCTGCACAGGTGCTTGCCTTGCTGAGTTTAAGGCTGGTGCTTCTCTCTTCCACCTGCATTTTGATCCTGGCTCTTTGAGTATGTAGTCACATTGTGCCAGAATTAATTTTGGATCTCTAGCTCCTACAGAGCTGGAGTACAAGATCCCTGTTTTACTAATTTTTACATTTCCGACTTCTGGGGCTGCCCTCCTGTCATCAATTTAACAGATATTTCTGGGCCTTCAAAGTGGTCCATACCTAATCTTTCCCCAGGCTGGGGCTTGCAAGGATGATTTAAGAGTGGTGGGGTGATGTCACAAAGAAGTTGCAAGCAAATGTCtatcaaatgagaaaaagacttccaaatatttgaagctcattgaaaatggaaaaatgggACGGTAGAGCTCTTTGGACTTAGAGGTGTACTAGCAGGAACTCCTAGGTAGGTGGAAGGTTGACTAGTTGGTACACCCCGTGCATCCCAGGCAGGGTCTGGGGTcattccctctccatctctctccagcTTTTCCTACTCCTGTCAAGAGGGAGAAACCAAGGAGCTCTGGTCCTCGGGTCACCACCTCAAGTCCTGCCGTGCCGTGGTCTTCTCTGAAGATGGGCAGAGTGAGTATTAGGGAGGCAGCCAGCGGTGCGATGGTGGGAGGGGAGCAGTGAGCAATACCGTGACCTGGGCACCCTTCCCCCCAGAACTTGTTACTGTCTCCAAGGACAAAGCCATCCACGTTCTAGATGTGGAGCAGGGCCGACTGGAAAGACGCATTCCCAAGGCTCACGGGTAAGGGGAGCCAAATGTGTTGAGGCGAGGGTAAGGACTTGTAGCTCCCTCCTGGGACAAAGATGCTCTAAGAACAACTGCGTCTATGTCTAGTGCCCCTATCAACAGTCTGCTGCTAGTGGATATGAATGTTCTGGCCACTGGGGATGACACAGGTGGCATTCGGCTCTGGGACCAGCGGAAGGAAGGCCCCTTAATGGACATGCGGCAACATGAGGAGTACATTGCCGACATGGCTCTGGATCCAGCCAAGAAGCTGCTGCTGACAGCCAGGTACGTCCTCAGAGCTGCCTTCCCGGTGCTAAATGTCTCCCTCGATGGGAGCCACTGGCCAAGCCCGCTGCTCTGCTTCCCCTGTAGTGGAGATGGCTGCCTTGGTGTCTTCAATATTAAGCGACGCCGGTTTGAGCTGCTTTCAGAACCTCAGTCTGGAGACCTGACCTCTGTCACAATCATGAAAGTACAGCTGGGGATGGTGGGATGGGGGTGCGCTAGGGACTTGGTCTGACATAGCTCTGCAGCCATGGTTTGTCCCGTTTCCCTGCAGTGTGGGAGGAAGGTGGCCTGTGGCTCCAGTGAAGGTACCATCTACCTCTTCAACTGGAATGGTTTTGGGGCCACCAGTGACCGCTTTGCCCTGAGAGCCGAGTCCATTGATTGCATGGTTCCAGTCACTGACAGTCTGCTGTGCACTGGGTCTACTGACGGAGTCATCAGGTGAGAGAAGCTGGGCCCTTCGGGGCACAGGAAGGGTAGGCCCAACCAGCCAAAACCCaaccctctttttctctctgcccaGGGCTGTGAACATCCTGCCGAACCGAGTGGTGGGCACTGTGGGCCAGCATGCCGGGGAGCCTGTGGAGGAGCTGGCCCTCTCCCACTGCGGCCGCTTCCTGGCCAGCAGTGGCCATGACCAGTGCCTCAAATTCTGGGACATGGCCCAATTGCGGGCTGTGGTGGTGGATGATTACCGTCGGCGCAAAAAAAAGGGAGGGCCACTTCGGGCACTGAGTAGCAAGGCTTGGAGCACCGATGACTTCTTTGCAGGactgagggaagaggaagaggagcgggaggaagaggagagggaggaggatgaCAGTGA from Eptesicus fuscus isolate TK198812 chromosome 6, DD_ASM_mEF_20220401, whole genome shotgun sequence encodes the following:
- the WDR55 gene encoding WD repeat-containing protein 55 is translated as MDPTCEERATEDRSDEEDSDSAEAPARIRDTPEDIVLEAPASGLAFHPSRDLLAAGDVDGDVFVFSYSCQEGETKELWSSGHHLKSCRAVVFSEDGQKLVTVSKDKAIHVLDVEQGRLERRIPKAHGAPINSLLLVDMNVLATGDDTGGIRLWDQRKEGPLMDMRQHEEYIADMALDPAKKLLLTASGDGCLGVFNIKRRRFELLSEPQSGDLTSVTIMKCGRKVACGSSEGTIYLFNWNGFGATSDRFALRAESIDCMVPVTDSLLCTGSTDGVIRAVNILPNRVVGTVGQHAGEPVEELALSHCGRFLASSGHDQCLKFWDMAQLRAVVVDDYRRRKKKGGPLRALSSKAWSTDDFFAGLREEEEEREEEEREEDDSD
- the IK gene encoding protein Red, producing MPERDSEPFSNPLAPDGHDVDDPHSFHQSKLTNEDFRKLLMTPRAAPTSAPPSKSRHHEMPREYNEDEDPAARRRKKKSYYAKLRQQEIERERELAEKYRDRAKERRDGVNKDYEETELISTTANYRAVGPTAEADKSAAEKRRQLIQESKFLGGDMEHTHLVKGLDFALLQKVRAEIASKEKEEEELMEKPQKETKKDEDPENKIEFKTRLGRNVYRMLFKSKAYERNELFLPGRMAYVVDLDDEYADTDIPTTLIRSKADCPTMEAQTTLTTNDIVISKLTQILSYLRQGTRNKKLKKKDKGKLEEKKPPEADMNIFEDIGDYVPSTTKTPRDKERERYRERERDRDRDRDRDRERERERDRERERDREREEEKKRHSYFEKPKVDDEPMDVDKGPGSAKELIKSINEKFAGSAGWEGTESLKKPEDKKQLGDFFGMSNSYAECYPATMDDMAVDSDEEVDYSKMDQGNKKGPLGRWDFDTQEEYSEYMNNKEALPKAAFQYGIKMSEGRKTRRFKETNDKAELDRQWKKISAIIEKRKKMEADGVEVKRPKY